Proteins from one Anastrepha obliqua isolate idAnaObli1 chromosome 2, idAnaObli1_1.0, whole genome shotgun sequence genomic window:
- the LOC129237845 gene encoding uncharacterized protein LOC129237845 isoform X2: protein MGSLPNLHELEEIERRREKRREREQREQLREQRARDSSRERERMALFAQRKHLAAYSPISTRSHRINPVSSYQVQAALAASRRRESINSSIGAASIRRLITLNNRNCRHKIPPHVRHKVCQSFIFLTLAHGLICAVLMPLLALQGSNSVWHQREQWLHVGPNIGSLLLSGCFLISAVMCLFTKRLIQKFGYTSVVSASYVATGIFLLCHLFPSIFTLLPAYILLGITYSPSWISKIALVVHYGSKLSCSQHECMFSSSHASDILDEHKLFCNRDQKVRRLARWFQVAQDMGIIFGALLASFFLACSASDWNCFADSETPTVEMKTTSLPGENLTEALPKAAELRAHSYSMTGFLFNIPGYFDDFYYHNEHGERICGADMCPVWHHDSSFDDTSNGTNETIYTQFINERSTGGGITLISVYFLFTAVATGLSLLGGKLQGSFRREVHSKGVTDTLLFAGPMAYFVGTEQAYMLGDFLRAFVSCSLGISMVAGALVGMGLMQCIVSCTLSMLLRHTKRIVVILAGFFFQSCLLLALSSWKPSSDDIALFYVLAASWGACNGMWETLLMALITLNHANNVTEVTSPLQGLRFLGLGITFAAHGLMCETPKIITMVIMLVVSLPAYAMLETKLEAQRKLQLINL, encoded by the exons ATGGGTAGCTTACCGAATTTGCACGAGTTGGAGGAAATAGAGCGCCGACGTGAGAAGCGTCGTGAGCGTGAGCAACGTGAGCAACTGCGAGAGCAACGGGCACGTGATTCGAGTCGCGAGCGTGAGCGTATGGCGTTATTCGCACAGCGTAAG CACCTTGCCGCCTACTCACCGATTTCAACGCGTTCGCATCGCATTAATCCGGTGTCATCATATCAGGTGCAGGCCGCGCTGGCCGCCTCCCGCCGACGTGAGTCCATCAACAGTTCCATTGGTGCTGCTTCAATAAGACGCCTTATTACGCTTAATAATCGCAACTGCCGTCACAAGATTCCGCCACACGTACGACACAAAGTGTGCCAGAGCTTCATCTTCCTAACGTTAGCGCATGGCCTAATATGCGCAGTATTGATGCCGCTATTAGCGCTACAAGGTTCGAATTCGGTGTGGCATCAACGCGAGCAGTGGCTGCATGTGGGACCGAATATCGGCTCCCTTCTGCTAAGCGGTTGCTTTCTCATCTCCGCCGTTATGTGCCTATTTACCAAACGCCTTATACAAAAATTCGGTTATACGTCGGTGGTCAGTGCCAGCTACGTTGCAACGGGCATCTTTCTCTTATGTCACCTCTTTCCCTCCATCTTTACGTTACTGCCGGCATACATACTGCTCGGTATCACATACAGTCCATCATGGATTAGCAAAATTGCATTGGTGGTGCATTACGGCAGCAAGCTGAGCTGTTCCCAGCACGAATGCATGTTCAGTTCTTCGCATGCCTCGGACATATTAGACGAGCACAAGCTTTTCTGCAATCGCGATCAGAAGGTGCGCCGTTTGGCGCGTTGGTTTCAGGTTGCCCAAGACATGGGCATTATTTTCGGCGCACTGCTGGCGTCATTCTTTTTGGCCTGCAGCGCGAGTGACTGGAACTGTTTCGCTGACAGTGAGACGCCAACTGTGGAAATGAAAACGACTTCATTGCCCGGCGAGAATCTGACAGAAGCACTGCCAAAGGCGGCAGAATTGCGGGCACATTCCTATAGCATGACGGGCTTTTTGTTTAACATACCGGGTTACTTTGATGATTTCTACTATCACAACGAACACGGTGAACGAATCTGTGGTGCCGACATGTGTCCTGTTTGGCATCATGATAGCAGCTTCGACGACACTAGCAATGGAACCAATGAAACTATTTACACGCAATTCATCAATGAGAGATCAACAGGCGGTGGCATTACACTGATAAGTGTCTACTTTTTGTTCACAGCAGTTGCGACGGGTCTATCCCTCCTTGGTGGGAAATTACAGGGAAGCTTTCGACGAGAAGTGCATTCAAAAGGAGTAACGGATACGCTGCTCTTCGCTGGCCCAATGGCGTATTTCGTGGGAACCGAGCAGGCCTATATGCTAGGCGATTTTTTGCGG GCTTTCGTTTCTTGTTCTTTGGGTATTAGCATGGTGGCTGGTGCATTGGTCGGCATGGGTCTCATGCAATGCATTGTCTCCTGCACGCTGAGTATGCTGCTGCGACACACCAAGCGTATTGTTGTCATTT TGGCCGGTTTCTTCTTTCAGTCGTGTCTGCTACTTGCACTATCCAGCTGGAAGCCGTCCAGCGATGACATAGCGCTTTTCTATGTACTAGCCGCCTCGTGGGGTGCCTGTAACGGTATGTGGGAGACACTCTTAATGGCCTTAATCACGTTGAATCACGCTAATAACGTTACGGAAGTAACCAGTCCCTTACAAGGACTACGCTTCCTCGGCTTGGGTATCACCTTCGCTGCGCATGGCCTAATGTGTGAGACACCTAAAATTATCACTATGGTGATTATGTTGGTGGTGAGTTTGCCGGCGTATGCTATGTTGGAGACCAAACTGGAAGCGCAGCGTAAGTTGCAATTGATCAATTTGTGA
- the LOC129237845 gene encoding uncharacterized protein LOC129237845 isoform X1, whose translation MGSLPNLHELEEIERRREKRREREQREQLREQRARDSSRERERMALFAQRKQSSYNAYLMAGLGMGGGTLGMAAAVGASHLTNAAAATGGIGVGAYTTATTKTLSGFAVGGAALLGIGTPALLAKHHHQHQHHRHSLTTRHRVLRTRSSGATHNIWDEQLMEHLAAYSPISTRSHRINPVSSYQVQAALAASRRRESINSSIGAASIRRLITLNNRNCRHKIPPHVRHKVCQSFIFLTLAHGLICAVLMPLLALQGSNSVWHQREQWLHVGPNIGSLLLSGCFLISAVMCLFTKRLIQKFGYTSVVSASYVATGIFLLCHLFPSIFTLLPAYILLGITYSPSWISKIALVVHYGSKLSCSQHECMFSSSHASDILDEHKLFCNRDQKVRRLARWFQVAQDMGIIFGALLASFFLACSASDWNCFADSETPTVEMKTTSLPGENLTEALPKAAELRAHSYSMTGFLFNIPGYFDDFYYHNEHGERICGADMCPVWHHDSSFDDTSNGTNETIYTQFINERSTGGGITLISVYFLFTAVATGLSLLGGKLQGSFRREVHSKGVTDTLLFAGPMAYFVGTEQAYMLGDFLRAFVSCSLGISMVAGALVGMGLMQCIVSCTLSMLLRHTKRIVVILAGFFFQSCLLLALSSWKPSSDDIALFYVLAASWGACNGMWETLLMALITLNHANNVTEVTSPLQGLRFLGLGITFAAHGLMCETPKIITMVIMLVVSLPAYAMLETKLEAQRKLQLINL comes from the exons ATGGGTAGCTTACCGAATTTGCACGAGTTGGAGGAAATAGAGCGCCGACGTGAGAAGCGTCGTGAGCGTGAGCAACGTGAGCAACTGCGAGAGCAACGGGCACGTGATTCGAGTCGCGAGCGTGAGCGTATGGCGTTATTCGCACAGCGTAAG CAATCATCCTACAACGCCTACTTAATGGCCGGTTTGGGTATGGGTGGAGGAACACTTGGCATGGCTGCTGCTGTGGGGGCCTCTCACCTAACAAATGCTGCTGCAGCAACTGGTGGCATCGGTGTTGGCGCCTATACAACAGCTACAACGAAAACTTTAAGTGGCTTTGCGGTGGGCGGTGCGGCACTGCTGGGCATAGGTACGCCCGCGTTGCTAGCCAAACACCATCATCAGCACCAACATCATCGGCACTCGTTAACAACACGACATCGAGTGTTACGCACTAGAAGCTCGGGAGCGACACACAATATTTGGGACGAACAATTGATGGAG CACCTTGCCGCCTACTCACCGATTTCAACGCGTTCGCATCGCATTAATCCGGTGTCATCATATCAGGTGCAGGCCGCGCTGGCCGCCTCCCGCCGACGTGAGTCCATCAACAGTTCCATTGGTGCTGCTTCAATAAGACGCCTTATTACGCTTAATAATCGCAACTGCCGTCACAAGATTCCGCCACACGTACGACACAAAGTGTGCCAGAGCTTCATCTTCCTAACGTTAGCGCATGGCCTAATATGCGCAGTATTGATGCCGCTATTAGCGCTACAAGGTTCGAATTCGGTGTGGCATCAACGCGAGCAGTGGCTGCATGTGGGACCGAATATCGGCTCCCTTCTGCTAAGCGGTTGCTTTCTCATCTCCGCCGTTATGTGCCTATTTACCAAACGCCTTATACAAAAATTCGGTTATACGTCGGTGGTCAGTGCCAGCTACGTTGCAACGGGCATCTTTCTCTTATGTCACCTCTTTCCCTCCATCTTTACGTTACTGCCGGCATACATACTGCTCGGTATCACATACAGTCCATCATGGATTAGCAAAATTGCATTGGTGGTGCATTACGGCAGCAAGCTGAGCTGTTCCCAGCACGAATGCATGTTCAGTTCTTCGCATGCCTCGGACATATTAGACGAGCACAAGCTTTTCTGCAATCGCGATCAGAAGGTGCGCCGTTTGGCGCGTTGGTTTCAGGTTGCCCAAGACATGGGCATTATTTTCGGCGCACTGCTGGCGTCATTCTTTTTGGCCTGCAGCGCGAGTGACTGGAACTGTTTCGCTGACAGTGAGACGCCAACTGTGGAAATGAAAACGACTTCATTGCCCGGCGAGAATCTGACAGAAGCACTGCCAAAGGCGGCAGAATTGCGGGCACATTCCTATAGCATGACGGGCTTTTTGTTTAACATACCGGGTTACTTTGATGATTTCTACTATCACAACGAACACGGTGAACGAATCTGTGGTGCCGACATGTGTCCTGTTTGGCATCATGATAGCAGCTTCGACGACACTAGCAATGGAACCAATGAAACTATTTACACGCAATTCATCAATGAGAGATCAACAGGCGGTGGCATTACACTGATAAGTGTCTACTTTTTGTTCACAGCAGTTGCGACGGGTCTATCCCTCCTTGGTGGGAAATTACAGGGAAGCTTTCGACGAGAAGTGCATTCAAAAGGAGTAACGGATACGCTGCTCTTCGCTGGCCCAATGGCGTATTTCGTGGGAACCGAGCAGGCCTATATGCTAGGCGATTTTTTGCGG GCTTTCGTTTCTTGTTCTTTGGGTATTAGCATGGTGGCTGGTGCATTGGTCGGCATGGGTCTCATGCAATGCATTGTCTCCTGCACGCTGAGTATGCTGCTGCGACACACCAAGCGTATTGTTGTCATTT TGGCCGGTTTCTTCTTTCAGTCGTGTCTGCTACTTGCACTATCCAGCTGGAAGCCGTCCAGCGATGACATAGCGCTTTTCTATGTACTAGCCGCCTCGTGGGGTGCCTGTAACGGTATGTGGGAGACACTCTTAATGGCCTTAATCACGTTGAATCACGCTAATAACGTTACGGAAGTAACCAGTCCCTTACAAGGACTACGCTTCCTCGGCTTGGGTATCACCTTCGCTGCGCATGGCCTAATGTGTGAGACACCTAAAATTATCACTATGGTGATTATGTTGGTGGTGAGTTTGCCGGCGTATGCTATGTTGGAGACCAAACTGGAAGCGCAGCGTAAGTTGCAATTGATCAATTTGTGA